One genomic segment of Deltaproteobacteria bacterium includes these proteins:
- a CDS encoding putative zinc-binding protein yields MAQDCCTPSGNIMILACSGGSNVGQLSNQAAVELTREGFGKMFCLAGIGGGLSGFVQSARDVPSLVVIDGCSVACAKATFEQADVPLRGYLVITDLGIEKNKDFNLKPEDLARVKQAVRDAAKSQTSAAAGEATSNCCC; encoded by the coding sequence ATGGCGCAGGATTGCTGCACTCCAAGCGGAAACATCATGATATTGGCCTGCTCCGGAGGATCAAACGTGGGCCAGCTTTCCAACCAGGCCGCGGTGGAGCTTACCCGGGAAGGGTTTGGAAAGATGTTTTGTCTGGCGGGCATCGGGGGAGGTCTAAGCGGTTTTGTCCAGTCCGCCAGGGACGTACCGAGTCTGGTGGTCATCGACGGCTGTTCCGTTGCTTGCGCCAAAGCTACCTTCGAGCAGGCCGATGTCCCGTTGAGAGGGTATCTGGTGATTACCGATCTGGGTATCGAGAAAAACAAGGATTTCAATCTGAAGCCCGAAGACCTGGCCCGGGTGAAGCAAGCGGTGCGCGACGCGGCCAAAAGTCAGACCTCGGCGGCGGCGGGCGAGGCGACTTCGAACTGCTGCTGCTGA
- a CDS encoding arsenate reductase ArsC: MKAPHKIRIVYLCTGNSCRSQMAEAWTRELKGDLVEPYSAGIEVHALDPLAVQVMAEVGLDISHQRSKHIDAVRHLTFDYVITLCDHAHQTCPVFPSDTKVVHKAFDDPPGLASKSRTREEAVRHYRRVRDEIRAFVETLPDALEESTETKDPIFEAGIKGFLNDLPGKRTK; encoded by the coding sequence ATGAAAGCCCCCCATAAGATCCGCATAGTGTATCTGTGTACGGGAAACTCCTGTAGAAGTCAGATGGCCGAAGCCTGGACCCGTGAGCTGAAAGGCGACCTTGTGGAACCCTATTCCGCGGGCATCGAGGTTCACGCGCTGGACCCTCTGGCGGTTCAAGTGATGGCCGAGGTCGGTTTGGACATTTCTCACCAGAGATCCAAGCATATCGACGCGGTACGGCATCTGACCTTCGATTATGTGATCACCCTGTGCGATCACGCCCACCAGACCTGTCCGGTGTTTCCCTCGGACACCAAGGTGGTCCACAAAGCATTCGACGATCCGCCCGGGTTGGCCTCCAAATCACGAACCAGGGAGGAAGCCGTCCGGCATTACCGGAGAGTTCGGGACGAGATCAGGGCCTTCGTGGAAACACTTCCGGACGCTCTGGAAGAATCGACGGAAACGAAGGATCCGATATTTGAAGCCGGAATTAAAGGATTTTTAAACGATCTGCCCGGCAAGCGCACGAAATAG
- a CDS encoding thioredoxin fold domain-containing protein, with protein MVTMIDFGADTCIPCKMMKPILEELHMEYKGKAAIVYVDIRGRSDIPQKYRLRGIPTQVFYDTSGKEVYRHVGFMDKASVEKQLQDMGVRK; from the coding sequence ATGGTGACCATGATCGATTTCGGCGCCGACACCTGCATTCCCTGCAAGATGATGAAACCGATTCTCGAAGAATTACACATGGAATATAAGGGTAAAGCCGCCATCGTTTACGTCGATATCCGCGGGCGATCGGACATTCCGCAAAAATACCGGTTACGCGGCATACCCACTCAAGTGTTTTACGATACGTCCGGTAAAGAGGTGTACCGTCACGTTGGATTCATGGATAAAGCATCCGTCGAGAAACAGCTGCAAGACATGGGCGTTCGCAAGTAG
- a CDS encoding SPFH domain-containing protein, with protein sequence MGTNNVIFLEVIEWFDESGKEIVHRIPEQGSGEIKFGAQLVVRESQVAVFFYNGKAIHAFRPGRHTLVTANIPILTKILSIPWGMTSPLRAEVWFANMKTFPNLTWGTRDPVAFKDGQLGLIRLRAFGVFNIRIVQPLLLINRLVGTQGIFTTDQIEEYLSRVIVSRFNDHLGEHLDSVLNLPGRYDELSGGLRTRLQEDFAHFGLGLAGLYINAITPPPEVQKAIDDKSRLNVFDDLNKLLKMKAAMAFEKSSESPDGAGSALGMGLGFMMPGLFSEYLRAGRSPGEETLKCPECSQPVTDNTRFCPQCGHQMLVFSQCLHCGKNLAPNAKFCSKCGHPVEEAPPVRTCRKCGTENLSDAVFCNQCGEKL encoded by the coding sequence ATGGGAACCAATAACGTTATCTTTCTGGAAGTCATCGAGTGGTTTGATGAATCGGGAAAGGAGATCGTGCACCGAATCCCTGAGCAAGGTTCCGGGGAAATCAAATTCGGAGCCCAGCTCGTCGTACGTGAGAGCCAGGTGGCTGTTTTCTTTTACAACGGGAAAGCCATTCACGCTTTCAGGCCCGGGCGGCACACCCTGGTCACGGCCAATATCCCGATTCTGACGAAGATCCTCTCCATCCCGTGGGGCATGACAAGCCCCCTTCGAGCCGAGGTGTGGTTCGCGAACATGAAGACGTTTCCCAATCTGACGTGGGGAACGCGGGATCCGGTGGCGTTCAAGGACGGACAATTGGGACTCATACGCTTGAGGGCCTTCGGTGTCTTCAACATCCGGATCGTCCAGCCTCTGCTGTTGATCAACCGGTTGGTGGGCACGCAGGGTATATTCACGACCGATCAAATCGAAGAGTATCTGAGCCGTGTGATTGTCTCCCGTTTCAACGATCATCTCGGTGAGCATCTGGACAGCGTCCTGAATTTGCCCGGCCGATACGACGAACTTTCCGGCGGCCTCAGGACGCGGCTTCAGGAGGATTTCGCCCACTTCGGCCTCGGCCTCGCCGGCCTTTACATCAATGCCATCACCCCGCCTCCGGAAGTTCAGAAGGCCATCGACGACAAAAGCCGTCTGAACGTGTTTGACGACCTCAATAAGCTGCTAAAAATGAAAGCGGCCATGGCGTTCGAGAAAAGCTCCGAGTCACCCGATGGCGCGGGTTCGGCCCTGGGTATGGGGCTTGGCTTTATGATGCCCGGATTGTTTTCCGAGTACCTGCGAGCCGGGCGGAGTCCCGGGGAGGAAACGCTCAAATGCCCGGAATGCTCGCAACCCGTGACCGACAATACGCGGTTTTGTCCACAATGCGGCCACCAGATGTTGGTGTTCAGCCAGTGCCTGCATTGCGGAAAAAACCTCGCTCCCAATGCGAAATTCTGCTCCAAATGCGGCCACCCGGTGGAAGAAGCGCCGCCCGTGAGGACGTGCCGAAAATGCGGAACCGAGAATCTGTCCGACGCTGTTTTCTGCAATCAGTGCGGTGAAAAGCTCTAG
- a CDS encoding ABC transporter ATP-binding protein, whose translation MLQVEQLHARYGAIEALHGVSFHVEPQEIVALLGANGAGKSTTLMTIMRLPPPEAPLVTSGRITYKGADLLNVAAHEVVARRHIGLVPEGRRIFGNLTVLENLKLATYARRDTEAISKDYDRVFTLFRRLSDRKHQRVDTLSGGEQQMLATGRAFMSGATFILLDEPSMGLAPMLMQELFRVLKELNETGTTILVVEQNARLALSYAHRAYVMETGRIVMEGPARDLAENPEVKRAYLG comes from the coding sequence ATGCTTCAAGTTGAGCAACTACACGCGCGGTACGGCGCCATAGAGGCTTTGCACGGTGTTTCCTTCCATGTAGAGCCTCAAGAGATCGTTGCCCTCCTGGGCGCTAATGGGGCCGGTAAGTCCACCACCTTGATGACCATTATGCGGCTGCCTCCTCCGGAAGCTCCCCTCGTGACGAGTGGCCGTATTACCTATAAAGGCGCGGATCTCCTCAATGTGGCGGCTCACGAAGTTGTGGCGCGGCGCCATATTGGGCTCGTTCCCGAGGGCAGGCGAATTTTCGGTAATCTCACGGTCCTGGAAAACCTCAAACTGGCTACCTACGCCCGCAGAGACACCGAGGCCATATCCAAGGACTACGATCGGGTGTTCACTCTGTTTCGAAGGTTGTCCGATCGGAAGCACCAGCGCGTGGATACGTTGAGCGGCGGCGAGCAGCAGATGCTGGCCACCGGCAGGGCGTTTATGTCCGGGGCCACGTTCATATTGCTCGACGAACCTTCCATGGGTCTGGCGCCCATGCTCATGCAGGAGCTGTTTCGCGTATTGAAGGAACTCAACGAAACCGGCACGACCATTTTGGTGGTTGAACAAAATGCCCGCCTTGCGCTCTCCTACGCCCACCGCGCCTACGTTATGGAAACCGGCCGCATCGTGATGGAGGGTCCTGCCCGCGACCTCGCTGAAAACCCGGAAGTGAAAAGGGCCTACCTGGGATAG